A genomic window from Microbacterium sp. ET2 includes:
- a CDS encoding carbohydrate ABC transporter permease produces the protein MSISIPEPLPAVQVETLDNDPAERPGKRRRGRETGNAGIGSRPGFLTYGLLAAFIIGSVYPLWWSFVVASGTNATRGETFPLIPGGNFLANAVRVLDAIPFWLALGNSIVISGIITISVVTFSTIAGYAFAKLKFRGRNGLMLFVIATMAIPTQLGIIPLFMVMRELGWTGTIGAVIVPTLVTAFGVFFMRQYLVDVIPDELIEAARVDGAGQFRTFLTVGVPAARPAMAILGLFTFMTAWTDYLWPLIVLSPSNPTLQTALSQLQSGYYIDYSIVLAGAVMATIPLLILFIVAGKQLISGIMAGAVKG, from the coding sequence ATGAGCATCAGCATCCCCGAGCCCCTTCCCGCGGTGCAGGTCGAGACCCTCGACAACGACCCCGCCGAGCGTCCCGGCAAGCGCCGACGCGGCCGTGAGACCGGCAACGCCGGAATCGGCAGTCGCCCGGGATTCCTCACCTACGGCCTGCTCGCCGCGTTCATCATCGGCAGCGTCTATCCCCTCTGGTGGTCGTTCGTCGTCGCCAGCGGCACGAACGCCACCCGTGGCGAGACGTTTCCGCTGATCCCCGGCGGAAACTTCCTGGCCAACGCCGTCCGCGTGCTCGATGCCATCCCGTTCTGGCTGGCGCTCGGCAACTCGATCGTCATCTCGGGCATCATCACGATCTCGGTCGTGACGTTCTCCACGATCGCCGGCTACGCCTTCGCCAAGCTGAAGTTCCGCGGGCGCAACGGGCTCATGCTCTTCGTCATCGCCACCATGGCGATTCCCACTCAGCTCGGCATCATTCCCCTCTTCATGGTGATGCGCGAGCTCGGCTGGACCGGCACCATCGGCGCGGTGATCGTGCCCACCCTCGTCACGGCGTTCGGGGTCTTCTTCATGCGCCAGTACCTCGTCGACGTCATCCCCGACGAGCTCATCGAGGCGGCCCGCGTCGACGGCGCGGGCCAGTTCCGCACCTTCCTCACCGTCGGTGTTCCCGCCGCGCGACCGGCGATGGCGATCCTCGGGCTCTTCACGTTCATGACGGCATGGACGGATTACCTCTGGCCGCTGATCGTGCTGAGCCCGTCGAACCCCACGCTGCAGACGGCGCTCAGCCAGCTGCAGTCGGGGTACTACATCGACTACTCCATCGTCCTCGCCGGCGCGGTGATGGCGACGATCCCGTTGCTTATCCTGTTCATCGTCGCGGGCAAGCAGCTCATCAGCGGCATCATGGCCGGAGCAGTGAAAGGCTGA
- a CDS encoding carbohydrate ABC transporter permease, giving the protein MTATLPSSTSASAGAGHDEPNRMPRRIRSPFRQRLSKADQKASPYLYIAPFFLLFGVVGLFPLIYTFNVSLYDWDLLQGQGDFVGLGNFVEILNDRMFWNSIFNTLSIFLLSAIPQLTIALIVAYLLDRGLRAPTFWRMSVLLPFVVTPVAVALIFSSIFSDADGLANNLLNLFGIADQEWKRDRFLSHLAIAIMVNFRWTGYNALILLAAMQAVPRDLYESAAIDGAGPVRRFFSITIPTIRPTLIFVIITATIGGLQIFAEPRLFDVSTAGGIGGSDRQFQTTVLFLWELAFFRTNLGEASAVAWLLFLLIVLFGVLNFAIARRIATSDSRSDRKARRIAQRQARAHGGVE; this is encoded by the coding sequence ATGACCGCGACACTGCCGTCCTCCACATCGGCATCCGCCGGTGCCGGACACGACGAGCCGAACCGGATGCCACGGCGCATCCGTTCTCCCTTCCGGCAGCGTCTGTCCAAGGCCGACCAGAAGGCCTCCCCCTACCTCTACATCGCGCCGTTCTTCCTCCTCTTCGGCGTGGTGGGCCTGTTCCCCCTCATCTACACCTTCAACGTCTCGCTCTACGACTGGGATCTGCTCCAGGGTCAGGGCGACTTCGTGGGGCTCGGCAACTTCGTCGAGATCCTGAACGACCGGATGTTCTGGAACTCGATCTTCAACACCCTGAGCATCTTCCTGCTCTCCGCCATCCCGCAGCTGACCATCGCGCTGATCGTCGCGTACCTTCTCGACCGGGGCCTGCGTGCGCCGACGTTCTGGCGCATGAGCGTGCTGCTCCCCTTCGTGGTGACCCCGGTCGCCGTCGCGCTGATCTTCTCCAGCATCTTCAGCGACGCCGACGGCCTCGCGAACAACCTCTTGAACCTGTTCGGCATCGCCGATCAGGAGTGGAAGCGCGATCGCTTCCTCAGCCATCTCGCCATCGCGATCATGGTGAACTTCCGCTGGACGGGCTACAACGCCCTCATCCTCCTCGCCGCCATGCAGGCGGTGCCGCGCGACCTGTACGAATCCGCCGCCATCGACGGTGCCGGGCCGGTCCGCCGCTTCTTCTCGATCACCATTCCCACGATCCGTCCGACGCTGATCTTCGTCATCATCACCGCCACCATCGGCGGTCTGCAGATCTTCGCCGAACCACGCCTGTTCGACGTCTCCACCGCCGGCGGCATCGGCGGCAGCGACAGGCAGTTCCAGACCACCGTCCTGTTCCTCTGGGAGCTGGCGTTCTTCCGCACGAACCTCGGGGAGGCCTCCGCCGTCGCGTGGCTGCTGTTCCTCCTGATCGTGCTGTTCGGCGTCCTGAATTTCGCGATCGCCCGGCGCATCGCGACATCCGACTCCCGATCCGACCGCAAAGCCCGCCGCATCGCGCAGCGCCAGGCCCGAGCCCACGGAGGCGTCGAATGA
- a CDS encoding ABC transporter substrate-binding protein yields MRKAAVAAAIASSTALVLAGCSSSGGDAAGGESGEDITLTITTFGTFGYDDLYAEYEEVNPGITIDATNIDTGGNARTDAFTKIAAGSGLSDIVAVEEGWLGQVMGVSDQFVDLRDHGIEDRQGDWVEWKYDQATDAEGRVIGYGTDIGPQGICYNAPAFEAAGLPTDREEVAALLEGDWETYFDVGRRYNEATGKAWYDHSGFVWNAMVNQLPEGYYTSDGELNVEGNTELEERFQLLGAATEDGLSAAQSAWDWNGGTSFVDGTFATFVCPGWMLGVVQGQVEAGGGDAATGWDFADVFPGGSANWGGAFLTVPTTSQHPEEAAALADWLTQPEQQIKQFEAAGTFPSTVEAQEALAAEATPNAFFNDAPVGSILAERAQGVVAQFKGPDDSVIQENVFGPALTALDQGDTDTQGAWDQALGLLNELVD; encoded by the coding sequence ATGCGCAAAGCGGCCGTCGCGGCTGCGATCGCATCATCCACCGCCCTCGTCCTCGCGGGCTGCAGCTCCTCCGGCGGCGACGCCGCGGGCGGCGAGTCCGGTGAGGACATCACCCTCACCATCACCACCTTCGGCACGTTCGGCTACGACGACCTCTACGCCGAGTACGAAGAGGTCAACCCCGGCATCACCATCGACGCGACCAACATCGACACCGGTGGAAACGCGCGCACCGATGCGTTCACCAAGATCGCGGCCGGCTCGGGCCTGTCCGACATCGTCGCCGTCGAGGAGGGGTGGCTCGGCCAGGTGATGGGCGTCTCCGACCAGTTCGTCGACCTGCGCGACCACGGCATCGAAGACCGCCAGGGTGACTGGGTCGAGTGGAAGTACGACCAGGCCACCGACGCGGAGGGTCGCGTCATCGGCTACGGCACCGACATCGGCCCGCAGGGCATCTGCTACAACGCCCCCGCGTTCGAGGCGGCGGGCCTGCCCACCGATCGCGAAGAGGTCGCGGCCCTTCTCGAGGGTGACTGGGAGACCTATTTCGACGTCGGCCGCCGGTACAACGAGGCGACCGGGAAGGCTTGGTACGACCACTCCGGCTTCGTCTGGAACGCCATGGTCAACCAGCTTCCCGAGGGGTACTACACCTCCGACGGAGAGCTGAACGTCGAGGGCAACACCGAGCTGGAGGAGCGCTTCCAGCTGCTCGGCGCGGCGACCGAAGACGGCCTGTCGGCCGCGCAGAGCGCGTGGGACTGGAACGGCGGCACCTCGTTCGTCGACGGCACCTTCGCGACCTTCGTCTGCCCGGGCTGGATGCTCGGCGTCGTGCAGGGTCAGGTCGAAGCCGGCGGCGGCGACGCGGCGACCGGATGGGACTTCGCCGATGTCTTCCCCGGCGGCTCGGCCAACTGGGGCGGCGCCTTCCTCACCGTCCCGACCACGTCGCAGCACCCTGAAGAGGCCGCGGCGCTGGCTGACTGGCTGACGCAGCCCGAGCAGCAGATCAAGCAGTTCGAGGCTGCGGGCACCTTCCCCTCGACCGTCGAGGCGCAGGAGGCCCTGGCCGCCGAGGCCACCCCGAACGCGTTCTTCAACGACGCGCCGGTCGGATCGATCCTCGCCGAGCGCGCGCAGGGCGTCGTCGCTCAGTTCAAGGGTCCGGACGACTCGGTCATCCAGGAGAACGTCTTCGGGCCGGCGCTGACCGCGCTCGACCAGGGTGACACCGACACGCAGGGTGCCTGGGACCAGGCTCTCGGCCTGCTGAACGAACTGGTCGATTGA